The Deinococcus sp. YIM 134068 sequence TAGACCGGGCTGAACGCCTCCAGTTGCCGTGCATTCGTCGTCCCCCTCGCCAGCACGAGGTCCCGGAAGCCGGGGGCGGCCCGCTCGATCTGCGCCTCGATGGAGTCGGCGTAGGTGTCGGGCGTGCCCGGCGGCGTGTGGGCGTAGGCCCAGAAGGTGTGATGCCCGGCGGGAGCGCGGGTCGGGTCGAAGAGGGTGTGCTGCGCGGCGAGGACGTAGGGCCGCTCCGGGGCCACGCCGCGCGCCACGCTCGCCTCGGCGCGGGCGATGTCCTCCAGCGTGCCGCCCAGATGCAGGGTGCCCGCCCGCGCGAGGGCCGGGTCACGCCACGGAACGGGGCCGCTCAGCGCGTAATCCAGCTTGAGGAGGCCGGGGCCATAGCGGTAGCGGTGTGTCCAGGCGCGGTAGGAGGGGGAAACTCGATCTCCCAGTAAGTCAAGCAGCACGCCGGGACTGGAATCCACAAGGACCGCGCGGGCAGGCGGCACGTCCCGCATGGAACGCACCTCCACCCCCGTCTCAATCTCCCCGCCGAGGAAGTGGAGGTAGGCGGCGAGGGCGTCCGTGAGACTCTGTGCCCCACCACGCGGAAAGGGCCAGCCGACCGCGTGTGCCAACGTCCCGAGGACCAGCGCCGCCGCGCCCGTGCCCGGTGTGGAGAGGGGTAGGTTCGCGTGTGCCGCGAGGCCCGCCCACGCCGCCCGCGCCTCCGGGGTCCGCAGCAGCCGCGCCGTCAACGCTGCCGGGGGCACGCCCCGCACCCCGAAGCGGGCCAGCGTGAGGGGATGCCGGGGCAGCCGGGGGAGAGGCCGCAGCACGTCGTCCAGCAGGTTCTCCCAATTCATGACCAGCGGTTCGAACAGCGCCCGCCACGCCCACCCGTCCCTTCCAAAGCCCTCCGCCGTCCGCTCCAAATCGCGCTCCACGACCACGCCCGTTCCGTCCGGCATGACGTGGGCGTAGGGCGCGTCCGGCCATACCCACTCCAGCCCGAAGGCGTGGAGCGGCCACTCTCGGAAGGCGGGCGACGCGAAGCCCAGCGGGTGAATCGCGCTGCCCACGTCATGCACGAAGCCCGGCAGGGTGAGGGGGGCGCTGCTCAGCCCGCCGCCGAGTCCCGCGTGCCGCTCCAACACCCGCACCCGCAGCCCCGCCCGCGCGAGCGTGACCGCCGCCGCCAGTCCGTTCGGCCCCGCCCCGACGACGACGGCATCCAACGTGGGGGAAGGGGTCATGGGGAGAGGGTAAGGGGAAGACGCGGGGAGAGAAAGCGGTGAACGGGGCGTTCTGTTCGTCTGCCGGGCGAGGTGTCGAACATGAGACCTCCCGCGAACGCCGCAGAGGGCAGAAAGCAGAAGGCCAACGACAAGAGCCTCGGCCTTCTGCCTTTGACCTTCCCCTCAGCGCTCACGTCCGCAGGAGACCCCCTTGAGTCCGTCTACCCCTCCGGCAGCCAGCGCCGCAGCAGGCGGGGCACCCCCTCCACCGCCACGACCACGAGCAGCGCATACCGCAGCGCCCGCACGAGGCCGAGGTCTCGGACCTCCTGCGGCAGGGCGCTCAACCCGAAGTACACGGCGAAGACGACGAGCAGGCCGACGAGGGCGACGATGAGACGGCCCGTCACATCACCTGGGGGCCGGAAGGTGGGCCGCGCGAACCAGAACCCGGCGAGCATCCCCAGCGCCGCGCCGTACTCGCGTGGGGTGCCCGTCGGCAGGAACGCCGCGAGCAGCAGGACGACGGCGGGAATGAGCCAGCGCATTGCCCCCTCCTGCGGGAAGTGACCCCGCGCCGCCAGCCCCGCGAAGGCCGCCCCGAGCAGCAGGCCCACGATCACGTCGCTGGGGAAGTGGACGTTCAGGACCAGCCGGGAAGCCGAGATCAGGGCGATCAGAAGCAGGGAGCCGATCCACACCCCCCTTCTCCCGATCTGCGCCGCGATCCCGCCCCACAAGGTTGCCGCCATCTGCGCGTGGCCGCTGGGCAGGCCGGGACCGCCCGCCGTCGCCCGCGCCGCCTCGCTCGCCGCGCCGGGGTCGTTCGTGAAGGGGCGCGGCAGGTCCAGCCCGAACTTCAGCGCCGTGTTGACCACGTAGGACAGGGCGAAGGCCACCCCCAGGTCCCGCCCCCCGCGCGGGCGGACGAGCCACATATACAGCGCGAGGGCCACGATGAACACCTCGTCGCGGCCCAGGTTGGTGACGAGCAACCAGAAGGACTCCATGACATGTAGTGTGACAAGGATTTCGTTTAACGGTGCGGGGAGGTCCGGCGTCTACACTGGGGGGCATGACCGTCCAGACCCCCGACGTGAGGCGCGAGGTGCGGCACAACGCCGAACACGCGCTGGAGTTGCGCGGCATCACCAAACGTTTCCCGCTCGTCCTCGCCAACGACGACATCTCGATGGCGGTGCGGTGGGGCAGCGTCCATGCCCTGTGCGGGGAGAACGGCGCGGGCAAGAGCACCCTGATGAAGATCGTCTACGGTGCCCAGCCGCCGACCTCCGGCGAGATCGTGGTGGACGGCGAGGTCGTGAATTTCACCGACCCGGCGCAGGCCATCGCGCGCGGCATCGGCATGGTGTTCCAGCACTTCATGCTCGTGGACACCTTGACCGTCACGGAAAACGTGATCCTGGGGGCCGAGCCGACGGCGGGCACCTCCATCAACTACGCGGCGGCGCGGCGGCGGGTGGCCGAACTCATCAAGCAGTTCAACTTCGACCTCGGGCCGGACGCGCTCGTGGGCGACCTCCCCGTGGGCCTCCAGCAGAAGGTGGAAATCCTCAAGACGCTCTACCGGGGCGCGCGTATCCTGATTCTGGACGAGCCGACCGCCGTGCTGACGCCCTCGGAGACCGACGAGCTGTTCGACTTCCTGAAAAACCAGTACGCCGCGAGCGGCAACGCCGTCATCTTCATCAGCCACAAGCTGCACGAGGTCCTGCACATCAGCGACACGATCAGCGTCATCCGCGACGGCAAGATGATCGGCACCATTCCCTCCCAGGGCGCGACCACCGAAACGCTCGCCAAGATGATGGTCGGACGCGACGTGAGCCTCAAGGTGCAGAAGACGCCCGCCCAGCCGGGGGAGGTCGCCCTCGACGTGCGCGGCGTGACCGTGAAGGGCGAGCACGGCAACGCGGTGGACGGTGTGTCCTTCCAGGTCCGCGCGGGCGAGATCGTCGGCATCGCGGGCGTGGAGGGCAACGGCCAGAGCGAACTCGTGGAGGCGATCACGGGCCTGACGCCGATCAGCGGCGGGGAGATCACCTACCTCGGCAAACAGGCGCGGGGCGTGCGTGAGGTCGAGGCGTCCGGCCTCTCCCATATCCCGGAGGACCGCAACGAGCGCGGGCTGGTGCTGGATATGACGACCGCCGAGAACTACATCCTCGGGGAGCATGACCGCCCCCCCTTCGCCGGGCCGCTGGGCTTTCTCAAGCTCGACGTGATCGCCCAGAACGCCCGCAAACTCAGCGAGCAGTACGACGTGCGCCCCCGCAGCGCCAGCCTCCAGGCGGGCCGCTACTCCGGCGGCAACGCGCAGAAGCTCATCGTGGCGCGTGAGATGAGGAAGGGGCCGAAGATTCTGGTCGCCTCGCAGCCCACGCGCGGGGTGGACATCGGGGCCATCGAGTTCATCCACCGCCAGATCGTCGATGCCCGCGATCAGGGCCTCGCCGTCCTCCTGATCAGCGCCGACCTCGGGGAAGTGATGAACCTCGCCGACCGCATCCTCGTCATGTACGAGGGAAAGGTCGTCGGCGAGGTCGAGGCGAGGAGCGCCACCGAGACGCAACTCGGCCTGCTGATGACGGGCAGCGGCGGTGCGAGCGGGCGCAGCGGCGCGGTGAGCGTGTCTCAGGCCGAGGGCGAACGCTGAGGAAGGGGGAAAAGGAGGGGGGCCGCCTCGCGGGTGGGGCGGCCCCTTCGACTGTTAGGGGTTAGATGCAGTCCACGACCGGGAAGACGTAGGAGGAGTATTGGACGGTGCCCGCGTTCCCCTGGCTATCCACCGTGCGAACCCCGAGGCGCGTGTAACCCTTGATGTCCACGTTGGTCACGGGCGTGACGATGATCGCCTGGGGCTTGACCTTGAGGGGTGCCGTGTACGCCCCGATGGTGAAGAGCAGGGCCGCGTTGCCGCCCGGCGTGCCGCTCACGTCGTAGGTGGCGAGCGACCGGCCCTCCCCGTAATACTGCCCGGAGGCCACCAGATTGATCGCCTGGGTGCCCGCCAGCCAGCTCACGTTGAGTTCCACGTCTGTGTTCGTGTTGTCGCAGATGACGTAGGTGCCCGCGCTCAGGGTAGCGCCCGTGCTCTGGTCCCTGACATCAGTGGCGAGCTGGTACTCGCTGCGGATGCCCCGCGTGTCGTCCACCGACACCCCACCGCAACTCGCCAGCACCGCGCTCAGGCCGACCGCTCCCAACAGCAGTTTGTTCATAAGCCTCACTGTGGCTGTTCAAACTGACCCCGGCGTGATGGGACCTTGAGCGTTCGTGAGGGGAACACAAATACAGCGGGAGGCGGGGAGAAACACACCCCTGCCTCCTGCTTTCCCTACGCGCCTTACACCATCTGCAACGGACTGCTCAGCGCCGCCGCTTCCGGGTTGAAGCGGGGTAATTCGGGCAGGTCTTGGCCCCGCTCGTCCACCAACTTCCCGTACAGCATGTGCGGCGTGGCGTGCTCGATGCGGACCCGGTGGATACCCGCGCCCGTCACTCCTAGAGCTTTGGGGACGACGGTCGGGTGGTTGCCGCGCGTGTGGCCCTCCAAAAATCCGGCGTCGTGGGCGTTGCCGCGCAGCAGCACTTCCTGAAGGGTGCCCACCTTCCCCGCGTTCTTGCGCGCACTCCACTCCTTCTGCTTGACGATCAGGCGTTGGAGGCGTTCGGTCTTCACCTCGCGCGGCAGGTCCTGAAAGTGCCTGTAACTCGGCGTGCCGGGGCGCGGCGAGTAGATGAACATGTACGCGCTGTCGTAGCCCACCTCGTCGTAGAGGCT is a genomic window containing:
- a CDS encoding phytoene desaturase family protein gives rise to the protein MTPSPTLDAVVVGAGPNGLAAAVTLARAGLRVRVLERHAGLGGGLSSAPLTLPGFVHDVGSAIHPLGFASPAFREWPLHAFGLEWVWPDAPYAHVMPDGTGVVVERDLERTAEGFGRDGWAWRALFEPLVMNWENLLDDVLRPLPRLPRHPLTLARFGVRGVPPAALTARLLRTPEARAAWAGLAAHANLPLSTPGTGAAALVLGTLAHAVGWPFPRGGAQSLTDALAAYLHFLGGEIETGVEVRSMRDVPPARAVLVDSSPGVLLDLLGDRVSPSYRAWTHRYRYGPGLLKLDYALSGPVPWRDPALARAGTLHLGGTLEDIARAEASVARGVAPERPYVLAAQHTLFDPTRAPAGHHTFWAYAHTPPGTPDTYADSIEAQIERAAPGFRDLVLARGTTNARQLEAFSPVYRGGDVNGGRGDLWGLLARPLPSATPYRTPAPGVYLCSSSTPPGGGIHGMSGCWAARAALSDVFGKR
- a CDS encoding phosphatase PAP2 family protein, giving the protein MESFWLLVTNLGRDEVFIVALALYMWLVRPRGGRDLGVAFALSYVVNTALKFGLDLPRPFTNDPGAASEAARATAGGPGLPSGHAQMAATLWGGIAAQIGRRGVWIGSLLLIALISASRLVLNVHFPSDVIVGLLLGAAFAGLAARGHFPQEGAMRWLIPAVVLLLAAFLPTGTPREYGAALGMLAGFWFARPTFRPPGDVTGRLIVALVGLLVVFAVYFGLSALPQEVRDLGLVRALRYALLVVVAVEGVPRLLRRWLPEG
- a CDS encoding ABC transporter ATP-binding protein — its product is MTVQTPDVRREVRHNAEHALELRGITKRFPLVLANDDISMAVRWGSVHALCGENGAGKSTLMKIVYGAQPPTSGEIVVDGEVVNFTDPAQAIARGIGMVFQHFMLVDTLTVTENVILGAEPTAGTSINYAAARRRVAELIKQFNFDLGPDALVGDLPVGLQQKVEILKTLYRGARILILDEPTAVLTPSETDELFDFLKNQYAASGNAVIFISHKLHEVLHISDTISVIRDGKMIGTIPSQGATTETLAKMMVGRDVSLKVQKTPAQPGEVALDVRGVTVKGEHGNAVDGVSFQVRAGEIVGIAGVEGNGQSELVEAITGLTPISGGEITYLGKQARGVREVEASGLSHIPEDRNERGLVLDMTTAENYILGEHDRPPFAGPLGFLKLDVIAQNARKLSEQYDVRPRSASLQAGRYSGGNAQKLIVAREMRKGPKILVASQPTRGVDIGAIEFIHRQIVDARDQGLAVLLISADLGEVMNLADRILVMYEGKVVGEVEARSATETQLGLLMTGSGGASGRSGAVSVSQAEGER